Proteins encoded within one genomic window of Paracholeplasma manati:
- a CDS encoding Rho termination factor N-terminal domain-containing protein: protein MQEASRNVENKERPRRPQRDNAQPRENREYKKPYVKREGAAAPASSAQPTELEKLKTSELRELAKAKNVPGYEEMKKADLLAALK from the coding sequence ATGCAAGAAGCATCTAGAAACGTTGAAAACAAAGAACGTCCAAGACGTCCTCAAAGAGACAATGCTCAACCTAGAGAAAATAGAGAATACAAAAAGCCTTATGTTAAAAGAGAAGGCGCAGCAGCACCTGCTTCATCCGCTCAACCAACTGAACTAGAAAAACTAAAAACAAGTGAATTAAGAGAACTTGCAAAAGCAAAGAATGTTCCTGGCTATGAAGAAATGAAGAAAGCTGACTTACTTGCAGCATTAAAGTAA
- the tsf gene encoding translation elongation factor Ts, producing the protein MAVTAAQVKELRDITGAGMLDCKKALEQTDGNIDAAVTYLREKGIAKAAKKADRIAAEGLCNVIVDGNVAVIYELNSETDFVAKNEKFLSLLDNLGQIILASGAESTEAALQVVNNGKSVETLLAEATATIGEKITLRRVQRVVKEEAQVFGAYKHMGGRIATLSLLNGGNDAVAKDIAMHVAAQKPQYLDQSQISADFIAKERDVLVHQAIEENSKEAKPKPQNILEKMVEGRLNKQLKDICLVNQPFVKNPDETVEQYVKNNKAVVVSFIRLEVGEGIEKKETDFAKEVMEQVRA; encoded by the coding sequence ATGGCAGTTACAGCAGCACAAGTTAAAGAACTAAGAGACATCACCGGCGCGGGGATGTTAGATTGTAAAAAAGCATTAGAACAAACCGATGGCAATATTGACGCAGCCGTTACTTATTTAAGAGAAAAAGGGATTGCAAAAGCCGCTAAGAAAGCTGACAGAATCGCAGCAGAAGGTCTATGCAATGTCATCGTTGATGGCAACGTTGCCGTTATTTATGAATTAAACTCCGAAACTGACTTCGTCGCTAAGAATGAAAAATTCTTAAGCTTACTAGACAATTTAGGACAAATCATCCTTGCAAGCGGTGCAGAAAGCACAGAAGCTGCATTACAAGTGGTAAACAATGGAAAGTCTGTTGAAACCTTGTTGGCAGAAGCGACCGCAACCATCGGTGAAAAAATCACTTTAAGACGTGTTCAAAGAGTCGTTAAAGAAGAAGCTCAAGTGTTTGGTGCTTACAAACATATGGGTGGTAGAATCGCTACATTATCCTTATTAAATGGTGGTAATGACGCGGTTGCTAAAGACATCGCAATGCACGTAGCAGCTCAAAAACCACAATACTTAGACCAATCTCAAATTTCTGCAGATTTCATCGCGAAAGAAAGAGACGTTTTAGTTCACCAAGCGATTGAAGAAAACTCTAAAGAAGCTAAACCTAAACCACAAAACATCCTTGAAAAGATGGTCGAAGGTCGTTTAAATAAACAACTTAAAGACATCTGCTTGGTCAACCAACCATTTGTTAAAAACCCAGATGAAACCGTTGAACAATACGTCAAGAACAACAAAGCAGTGGTAGTATCCTTCATCCGCTTAGAAGTTGGCGAA